One segment of uncultured Propionivibrio sp. DNA contains the following:
- a CDS encoding PLP-dependent lyase/thiolase: MSDDGQFVCHGCGARVDAALSLPFRCPNADDGRDIDHLLLPVDADAVGIDTASDDPFVRYRRFLSPYRLARRAGLSDEVWTEIAGRLDAALIAADGTGFRLTPLREQARLAQAIGFSGRLWVKDETGNVAGSHKARHLMGVMLYLLVLEAARLPAGDALSSRRLAIASCGNAALAAAVIARAAEWPLDVFIPPDASPSVVRRLTELGATITLCERRAGERGDPCFLRFREAVAAGAIPFGVQGTENGLAIEGGRTLALEMAETFAATGAQPGSLYVQIGGGALASGLAQGFALAARQDLVPAVPRLMAVQTAACAPLARAWAQLSSGDPKSAAQRRSQFMWAWENAPSSVASGILDDETYDWFEIVSAMRASGGAPVVAVETVLQRAHEVGVATTGIRASATGTAGLAGLIAAPPASGDAVIIFSGIER; this comes from the coding sequence ATGAGCGACGACGGGCAATTCGTCTGTCATGGCTGCGGCGCGCGCGTCGATGCCGCGCTCAGCCTGCCGTTCCGCTGTCCCAACGCCGATGATGGCCGCGATATCGATCACCTGCTGCTACCGGTCGATGCCGATGCTGTCGGCATCGATACGGCGAGCGACGATCCTTTCGTGCGCTATCGCCGTTTCCTCTCGCCGTATCGGCTGGCGCGTCGCGCCGGGCTGTCGGATGAAGTCTGGACGGAGATTGCCGGCCGTCTTGACGCCGCACTGATCGCCGCCGACGGCACCGGTTTCCGCCTGACGCCCTTGCGCGAGCAGGCGCGGCTGGCGCAAGCGATTGGTTTTTCCGGCCGCCTCTGGGTCAAGGACGAGACCGGTAATGTCGCGGGCTCGCACAAGGCGCGGCATTTGATGGGCGTCATGCTCTACCTGCTTGTCCTCGAGGCGGCGCGTCTGCCGGCCGGCGACGCGCTGTCGTCGCGGCGCCTGGCCATCGCTTCCTGCGGCAATGCCGCGCTGGCGGCGGCGGTGATTGCGCGCGCCGCCGAATGGCCGCTCGATGTTTTCATTCCGCCCGACGCGAGTCCTTCTGTCGTGCGCCGGCTGACCGAACTCGGCGCGACGATCACGCTGTGCGAACGTCGTGCCGGCGAACGCGGCGATCCGTGTTTCCTGCGCTTCCGCGAAGCGGTGGCGGCCGGGGCGATTCCGTTCGGTGTGCAGGGGACCGAGAACGGCCTGGCGATCGAGGGCGGACGCACGCTGGCGCTGGAAATGGCCGAGACTTTCGCGGCGACAGGCGCGCAGCCCGGGTCGCTCTATGTCCAGATCGGCGGCGGAGCGCTGGCCAGCGGGCTGGCGCAAGGCTTCGCGCTGGCAGCGCGTCAGGACCTGGTGCCGGCCGTGCCGCGCCTGATGGCTGTCCAGACCGCTGCCTGTGCGCCGCTGGCGCGTGCCTGGGCGCAACTGTCTAGCGGCGATCCAAAATCGGCGGCGCAGCGGCGCTCGCAGTTCATGTGGGCCTGGGAAAATGCGCCGAGCAGCGTTGCCAGCGGCATTCTCGACGACGAGACTTATGACTGGTTCGAGATCGTCTCGGCGATGCGCGCATCCGGCGGGGCGCCGGTGGTGGCGGTCGAAACGGTGTTGCAGCGCGCCCATGAAGTCGGCGTGGCGACGACCGGCATCCGCGCGTCGGCGACCGGGACGGCCGGACTGGCCGGCCTGATCGCGGCGCCACCGGCCAGCGGCGATGCTGTCATCATTTTTTCGGGGATTGAGCGCTAG
- a CDS encoding pyridoxal-phosphate dependent enzyme — MARLGLERTVVDTAVYENTIARFKEAGVLLPTIGQLKDPSTIPASIREKLKDVSPDSPHPLNLFRVHWFNDGARTGLTDVPEHIELPPALTGVKARIVLALGNRFPMINAHKVLAAYGCLVPRLVTGQFDPTKHRAVWPSTGNYCRGGVAISRILGCRGTAVLPENMSKERFDWLDKWVSDPSDIVRTPGSESNVKEIYDTCAELDRDPANIIFNQFCEFGNYLVHRNCTGAALETLFKSLTQGKPGAKLAAYVSASGSGGTLAAGDHLKEKFGARIVAVEAAECPTLLNNGFGEHNIQGIGDKHVPYIHNVMNTDMIAAVSDQHSDQLMVLFNTPEGRKYLVERRGVDAALVERLSNFGLSSLCNMLAAIKTARYYGLGEDDVIITVATDGAAMYGSEIDKAIRRYFGGRFDAVNAGECWGQSLAATTTDHLLELTHIERQRIFNLGYFTWVEQQGVSLEDFTARAKQSFWDGLQELVPAWDAMIAEFNARTGVKA, encoded by the coding sequence ATGGCTCGTCTGGGACTGGAACGCACCGTGGTCGACACCGCGGTTTATGAAAATACGATCGCCCGCTTCAAGGAAGCCGGCGTGCTGCTGCCGACGATCGGCCAGCTCAAGGACCCGTCCACGATCCCGGCGAGCATCCGGGAAAAGCTGAAGGACGTCAGCCCGGACAGCCCGCATCCGCTCAACCTCTTCCGCGTCCATTGGTTCAACGACGGCGCGCGCACCGGCCTCACCGACGTGCCCGAGCATATCGAGCTGCCGCCGGCGCTGACCGGCGTCAAGGCGCGCATCGTGCTGGCGCTCGGCAACCGCTTCCCGATGATCAATGCGCACAAGGTGCTGGCCGCCTATGGCTGCCTGGTGCCACGGCTCGTTACCGGCCAGTTCGACCCGACCAAGCACCGCGCCGTCTGGCCCTCGACCGGCAACTACTGTCGCGGCGGCGTCGCCATCTCGCGCATCCTCGGTTGCCGCGGCACGGCCGTGCTGCCCGAGAACATGAGCAAGGAGCGCTTCGACTGGCTCGACAAATGGGTCAGCGATCCGTCCGACATCGTCCGCACGCCGGGCTCGGAGAGCAACGTCAAGGAAATCTACGACACCTGCGCCGAGCTCGATCGCGATCCGGCCAACATCATCTTCAACCAGTTCTGCGAGTTCGGGAATTACCTGGTCCACCGCAACTGCACCGGTGCCGCGCTGGAAACACTGTTCAAATCGCTGACGCAGGGCAAGCCGGGCGCCAAGCTCGCCGCCTACGTGTCGGCCTCGGGGTCGGGTGGCACGCTGGCGGCCGGCGATCATCTCAAGGAAAAATTCGGCGCGCGCATCGTCGCCGTCGAGGCGGCCGAGTGCCCGACGCTGCTCAACAACGGTTTCGGCGAGCACAACATCCAGGGTATCGGCGACAAGCACGTGCCCTACATCCACAACGTCATGAACACCGACATGATCGCCGCGGTCAGCGATCAGCACTCCGACCAGCTGATGGTGCTCTTCAATACCCCGGAAGGGCGCAAGTATCTCGTTGAGCGGCGCGGCGTCGATGCCGCTCTCGTCGAGCGCCTGTCCAATTTCGGTTTGTCCTCGCTCTGCAATATGCTGGCAGCAATCAAGACGGCGCGTTATTACGGTCTCGGCGAAGATGACGTGATCATCACCGTCGCGACCGACGGCGCGGCGATGTACGGCAGCGAGATCGACAAGGCGATCCGGCGCTATTTCGGCGGCCGCTTCGACGCGGTCAACGCCGGCGAGTGCTGGGGCCAGTCGCTGGCGGCGACGACCACCGACCATCTGCTCGAACTCACGCATATCGAACGGCAGCGCATCTTCAACCTCGGCTACTTCACCTGGGTCGAGCAGCAGGGCGTGTCGCTCGAGGACTTCACGGCGCGTGCCAAGCAGTCGTTCTGGGACGGCCTGCAGGAACTCGTGCCGGCCTGGGATGCGATGATCGCCGAATTCAATGCGCGTACCGGCGTCAAGGCATGA